In Microbacterium sp. 1.5R, the following are encoded in one genomic region:
- a CDS encoding PadR family transcriptional regulator — protein MNETLDTHLQELRRGTVVLACLQLLRTAGYGYGLLEDLERRGFATDANTLYPLLRRLEKQEYLTSEWNTDEARPRKFYRTSEAGIRLADTLTEEWRSLTTAIATLTAEEN, from the coding sequence ATGAACGAGACCCTCGACACGCATCTGCAGGAACTGCGCCGCGGCACCGTGGTGCTGGCGTGCCTGCAGCTGCTGCGCACGGCGGGGTACGGCTACGGGCTGCTCGAAGACCTCGAGCGCCGCGGCTTCGCCACCGATGCGAACACGCTGTACCCGCTGCTTCGGCGTCTCGAGAAGCAGGAGTACCTGACGAGCGAGTGGAACACCGACGAGGCGCGGCCCCGCAAGTTCTACCGCACATCGGAAGCCGGCATCCGGCTCGCCGACACCCTGACCGAAGAATGGCGATCGCTCACGACGGCGATCGCGACCCTCACAGCTGAGGAGAACTGA
- a CDS encoding TetR/AcrR family transcriptional regulator, translated as MTTPATRSRENTRARLLDAAAQVFAEVGLDGASVEAVCDRAGFTRGAFYSNFESKDELFLVLAGSVGEQRVNAVRDRVDEIAAEGGLSEGCDPVELVQRIMDAGGDDRLGVMLMSEIRIRALRDHQFGAAYLVQEREMVSSIAVIITDIVSVSSLELKVPAEEAARMLMIIWEGMTVRGAMAGQDSDQLRHSSGEELGRLVQLLLAE; from the coding sequence ATGACGACACCCGCCACCCGCAGCCGGGAGAACACGCGAGCCCGGCTTCTCGATGCGGCCGCGCAGGTCTTCGCCGAGGTAGGCCTCGACGGTGCCTCCGTCGAAGCGGTCTGCGATCGCGCCGGGTTCACCCGCGGCGCGTTCTATTCGAATTTCGAGTCGAAGGACGAGCTCTTCCTCGTGCTCGCCGGCAGCGTCGGCGAGCAGCGCGTCAATGCGGTGCGTGACCGCGTCGACGAGATCGCCGCCGAGGGCGGTCTGTCAGAGGGATGCGACCCGGTCGAGCTCGTCCAGCGGATCATGGACGCGGGCGGCGATGACCGCCTGGGCGTCATGCTGATGAGCGAGATCCGGATCCGTGCTCTGCGTGACCATCAGTTCGGCGCTGCCTACCTCGTGCAGGAGCGCGAGATGGTGTCGAGCATCGCCGTGATCATCACGGACATCGTCTCGGTGAGCTCGCTCGAGCTGAAGGTTCCCGCCGAAGAGGCCGCGCGCATGCTCATGATCATCTGGGAGGGCATGACCGTTCGCGGAGCGATGGCCGGTCAGGACTCCGACCAGCTGCGGCATTCCAGCGGCGAGGAGCTCGGGCGCCTCGTGCAGCTGCTGCTCGCGGAGTGA
- a CDS encoding permease prefix domain 1-containing protein translates to MPSTATLTERYISATIRSLTPEVQDDVRAELEGSIADAIDARLEQGDDPAEAERAVLTELGDPGVLAAGYADRPLHLIGPRYYLVWWRLLKLLLIIVPVCAMGGVAIAQAIERAPIGTMIGAAVTVGISVIVHVCFWVTLVFFILERTGADTGVKWDVDQLPEPTQNGAGRADAIASLVFLVLGVGAVFWDAFIGFFPTEGDPIAILNPGLWPWGITFFLGLFVAEALLTVVVYARRRWTIAAAVVNTLLAAVFAVWSLTLLVQGELLNPEFLRFVFTDNGVTDETMRILTVITGFALIAFPIWDIVDGWIKTARARRG, encoded by the coding sequence ATGCCCTCGACAGCCACGCTCACCGAGCGATACATCAGCGCCACGATCCGCAGCCTCACACCCGAGGTGCAGGACGACGTCCGCGCCGAGCTCGAAGGATCCATCGCCGACGCGATCGACGCGAGACTCGAACAGGGGGACGACCCGGCCGAGGCCGAACGGGCGGTCCTCACAGAGCTGGGCGACCCCGGCGTCCTCGCCGCCGGCTACGCCGACCGGCCGCTGCACCTGATCGGACCCCGGTACTACCTCGTGTGGTGGCGGCTGCTCAAGCTGCTGCTCATCATCGTGCCGGTGTGCGCGATGGGCGGTGTCGCGATCGCGCAGGCGATCGAGCGCGCACCCATCGGAACGATGATCGGCGCCGCCGTCACGGTCGGCATCTCGGTCATCGTGCACGTCTGCTTCTGGGTGACCCTGGTCTTCTTCATCCTCGAGCGCACCGGAGCGGACACCGGGGTGAAGTGGGACGTCGACCAGCTGCCCGAGCCGACACAGAACGGAGCCGGCAGGGCGGATGCGATCGCGTCGCTCGTGTTCCTCGTGCTGGGGGTGGGCGCGGTTTTCTGGGACGCATTCATCGGCTTCTTCCCGACGGAAGGAGATCCGATCGCGATCCTGAACCCGGGTCTGTGGCCCTGGGGGATCACGTTCTTCCTCGGGCTCTTCGTCGCCGAGGCGCTGCTGACGGTGGTGGTCTACGCTCGCCGCCGCTGGACGATCGCCGCCGCTGTGGTCAACACCCTGCTCGCGGCGGTGTTCGCCGTCTGGTCGCTGACGCTGCTGGTGCAGGGCGAGCTGCTCAACCCCGAGTTCCTCCGCTTCGTCTTCACCGACAACGGCGTGACGGATGAGACGATGCGCATACTGACCGTGATCACCGGGTTCGCCCTCATCGCGTTCCCGATCTGGGACATCGTCGACGGCTGGATCAAGACCGCTCGCGCTCGCCGCGGCTGA
- a CDS encoding o-succinylbenzoate synthase: MLPPLADLLGSARVVSLPMHTRFRGVDKREALLVEGPEGWAEFSPFVEYDDLESATWLAAAIDFAWRTQPEPLRERIGVNATIPAVEAAQVAEVLARFAGCRTAKVKVAEPGQTLADDIARVRAVREAMGPEGRIRVDANGLWNVDEAEHAVHALNEFDLEYVEQPCATVPELAELRTRVKYMGIPVAADESIRKSSDPLAVAREKAADLLVIKAQPLGGITHALQIITAAGLPVVVSSALDTAIGLSQGAALAAALPTLDYDCGLGTASLFLDDVADLRPVDGSIPAARVTPDPDALARLAASDDRRDWWLDRLARCYAVLDAR, translated from the coding sequence ATGCTCCCACCGCTCGCAGATCTGCTCGGCTCGGCCAGGGTCGTCTCGCTTCCGATGCACACCCGCTTCCGCGGGGTCGACAAGAGAGAGGCGCTGCTCGTCGAAGGGCCGGAGGGATGGGCGGAATTCTCTCCGTTCGTCGAGTACGACGATCTCGAGTCGGCCACCTGGCTCGCGGCGGCGATCGACTTCGCCTGGAGGACGCAGCCCGAACCTCTCCGCGAGCGCATCGGCGTGAACGCCACCATCCCGGCTGTCGAGGCGGCGCAGGTCGCCGAAGTGCTGGCCCGCTTCGCCGGCTGCCGCACCGCCAAGGTCAAGGTCGCGGAACCCGGGCAGACGCTCGCAGACGACATCGCCCGTGTGCGGGCCGTGCGCGAGGCCATGGGGCCGGAGGGTCGCATCCGCGTCGATGCCAACGGCCTGTGGAACGTCGACGAGGCCGAGCACGCCGTGCATGCGCTCAACGAGTTCGATCTCGAGTACGTCGAGCAGCCGTGCGCGACAGTGCCGGAGCTCGCCGAACTGCGCACCCGGGTGAAGTACATGGGCATTCCGGTGGCCGCCGACGAGAGCATCCGCAAGTCCTCCGACCCGCTCGCGGTCGCGCGCGAGAAGGCCGCCGACCTGCTCGTCATCAAGGCGCAGCCGCTCGGGGGCATCACGCATGCGCTGCAGATCATCACCGCCGCGGGCCTGCCCGTCGTGGTCTCCAGCGCGCTCGACACCGCGATCGGACTCTCCCAGGGTGCGGCGCTCGCCGCCGCCCTGCCGACTCTCGACTACGACTGCGGGCTCGGCACGGCATCCCTGTTCCTCGACGACGTCGCCGACCTGCGCCCGGTGGACGGCTCGATCCCGGCAGCTCGGGTCACCCCGGATCCCGATGCTTTGGCGCGGCTCGCCGCCTCGGACGACCGACGGGACTGGTGGCTCGATCGCCTCGCGCGGTGCTACGCCGTGCTCGACGCGCGCTGA
- a CDS encoding GNAT family N-acetyltransferase: MAIEILRIDATDDRSVDAWWDAYATAERADRGADAVVWSLEESRSELQQESAVVDRRAYLLRHADRIVGSASLALPLKDNTHVAHLAISVPPEHRRRGIGSEALAFLEAEVTASGRTIAQGATSWRHALGSEGAGSPGREFARARGYSLALGDVQSRLDLPVDPALLDRIESDIASAIAPYEIRSWVGRIPDEVVERWTILDAALETEAPTGELAIEPQRPDVDSIRESEELLDRQRRVSFGAIALAADGEAAAYSQLVVSTDDGNAYQWGTLVRTADRGHRLGIAVKAANLRMLQREAPQTRAVYTYNAESNAHMLAVNTALGFRPSERMGELQNRLR, translated from the coding sequence ATGGCGATCGAGATCCTCCGCATCGACGCGACCGATGACCGGTCCGTCGATGCGTGGTGGGATGCGTACGCCACCGCCGAACGCGCGGATCGCGGCGCGGATGCCGTCGTGTGGTCGCTCGAGGAGTCGCGCAGCGAGCTGCAGCAGGAGTCGGCCGTCGTCGATCGACGCGCCTATCTGCTGCGCCACGCCGACCGGATCGTCGGCTCCGCGAGCCTCGCGCTCCCCCTGAAGGACAACACCCACGTCGCCCATCTCGCGATCAGCGTGCCGCCCGAGCACCGACGGCGCGGCATCGGCTCCGAGGCCCTCGCGTTCCTCGAGGCGGAGGTCACGGCGTCCGGTCGGACGATCGCGCAGGGGGCGACGTCGTGGCGCCACGCACTCGGTTCGGAAGGTGCCGGATCGCCGGGGCGTGAGTTCGCACGCGCCCGCGGCTACAGCCTGGCGCTCGGCGACGTGCAGAGCAGGCTCGACCTCCCGGTCGACCCCGCACTGCTCGACCGGATCGAGAGCGACATCGCATCGGCGATCGCTCCGTACGAGATCCGTAGCTGGGTCGGCCGCATCCCCGATGAGGTCGTGGAACGCTGGACGATCCTCGACGCCGCCCTCGAGACCGAAGCCCCGACCGGCGAACTCGCCATCGAACCTCAGAGACCCGATGTCGACAGCATCCGCGAGAGCGAGGAACTGCTCGACCGACAGAGGCGCGTGTCGTTCGGGGCCATCGCCCTCGCGGCCGACGGCGAGGCCGCGGCGTATTCGCAGCTCGTCGTGTCGACCGACGACGGCAACGCCTATCAGTGGGGCACGCTCGTGCGCACCGCGGACCGGGGGCACCGGCTCGGCATCGCGGTCAAGGCAGCCAATCTCCGGATGCTGCAGAGGGAGGCGCCGCAGACCCGCGCCGTCTACACCTACAACGCCGAGTCGAACGCGCACATGCTCGCCGTCAACACCGCGCTCGGGTTCCGCCCCAGCGAGCGGATGGGCGAACTGCAGAATCGCCTGCGCTGA